The DNA segment ACGTATTGAAAAGGCATGAAGGTAGGTTCTGTCATATGCAGACAAACTTGCCTTGTAATATATCGGGTCGCCGAGCACGGGTGCACCGATGCTCTTCATAGCAACTCGAATCTGGTGGGTTTTGCCGGTATGAGGCTTAATCAGGTAGAGACGCTTGCCGCTCCCCAATGAATGGCTGAAAAACTGCGTGATAGCCGGGGAGAGTTTGGTTGGGGAAAGCTTCCAGGCCCCTCTTCTGGATGTCTCCATGTCCCCGCAGACAAGCCCCTGTTTTTTTGAGGGCTTTCTGTCTGAAATAGCTAGATAGTATTTCTCAACAGATCTATCGCGAAACATTTGTGAAAAGATCTGAGCGCTTTTTTTGCTTCGAGCAATGATAAGTAGCCCTGAGGTTACTTTGTCGAGGCGGTGCACAGGAAACAAGGGCGTGTCACCGAGTTCATGGCGAAGGTGTGCAAAGAGCCCTACTTCTCCATGTTCCCCGTGAAAAGAGACTCCGGAAGATTTTGAGATGATCATGAAATCAGTGTGCTGCACTACAATTTTGAAGGGTTTGTTCATGAGTCAGCCGTTTGGCGGTGTCCGCACAGCCATGAGGCGGATCTCAGTCATATCTTCTATGGCATAACGGATACCTTCTCGACCTAAACCACTGTCTTTAACGCCGCCATAGGGCATATGATCCACCCGCCAGGAAGGCACATCCCCTATGATAACGCTACCGACTTCCAGCACATCCCAGGCTTTTTGAGCTTTATAAAGATCGCGGGTAAAAATTCCGGCCTGCAGGCCAAACGCAGAGTTGTTTACCTGGGCCAGGGCCTGGTCGAAATCAGAAAATG comes from the Desulfobulbaceae bacterium genome and includes:
- a CDS encoding TIGR01621 family pseudouridine synthase, with amino-acid sequence MNKPFKIVVQHTDFMIISKSSGVSFHGEHGEVGLFAHLRHELGDTPLFPVHRLDKVTSGLLIIARSKKSAQIFSQMFRDRSVEKYYLAISDRKPSKKQGLVCGDMETSRRGAWKLSPTKLSPAITQFFSHSLGSGKRLYLIKPHTGKTHQIRVAMKSIGAPVLGDPIYYKASLSAYDRTYLHAFSIRFIWAGEWVQINDVPTTGELFGDETFKEVLESCYTMPWSLAWPTVKKTKLSTDDDL